One window from the genome of Bradyrhizobium xenonodulans encodes:
- a CDS encoding MBL fold metallo-hydrolase: MTLDVSRRSLLALGAGLGASAMFGSSAMARAPKLGTQTPYWHRFVLGDAEVTIVSDGPLPLGDPSGTFTGVPKEEVKKMLADNFLSPDNVVLEQNSPIVNTGDKLILFDTGMGSSKMFGATTGRQQKSMTEAGIKPGDIDAVVCSHAHIDHIGGIVDDGGKPLFPNAQIYISQTDFDFWTDEGKLGSPAKDFVVHARKNLLPVRDRIVFFKDGQEFLPGVQAISAPGHTVGHTIFMVSSAGKSFAFLGDLSHHSVLLLERPRMEFSYDTDPKQAAESRVKLLTMLAANKTPVMSYHFAWPGYGHVAKAGEGFHYYPEPMQMTL, encoded by the coding sequence ATGACACTCGATGTCTCACGTCGGTCCCTACTCGCCCTCGGAGCTGGCCTTGGTGCCAGTGCCATGTTCGGCAGCAGCGCGATGGCGCGGGCTCCCAAACTCGGCACTCAGACTCCCTACTGGCACCGCTTCGTTCTCGGCGATGCCGAGGTCACCATTGTCTCCGACGGGCCGCTGCCGCTCGGCGATCCCTCCGGGACCTTCACCGGCGTTCCCAAGGAGGAGGTGAAGAAGATGTTGGCGGACAATTTCCTGTCGCCGGACAATGTGGTGCTCGAGCAGAATTCACCGATCGTGAACACCGGCGACAAGCTCATCCTCTTCGATACCGGCATGGGCAGCTCCAAGATGTTCGGCGCCACCACCGGACGGCAACAAAAGAGCATGACCGAGGCCGGCATCAAGCCGGGGGATATCGATGCGGTGGTGTGCTCGCATGCCCATATCGACCATATCGGCGGCATCGTGGACGACGGCGGCAAGCCGCTGTTTCCGAACGCGCAGATCTACATCTCGCAGACCGATTTCGACTTCTGGACCGATGAAGGCAAGCTCGGCAGTCCGGCCAAGGACTTCGTGGTTCACGCCCGCAAGAACCTGCTGCCGGTCCGCGACCGCATCGTGTTCTTCAAGGACGGTCAGGAATTCTTGCCCGGCGTGCAGGCGATCTCGGCGCCCGGTCATACCGTTGGCCACACCATCTTCATGGTCTCGTCGGCCGGCAAGTCGTTTGCCTTCCTCGGCGACCTCTCGCACCATTCCGTGCTGCTGCTGGAGCGGCCGCGGATGGAATTCTCCTACGACACCGATCCGAAGCAGGCGGCTGAATCGCGCGTCAAATTGCTGACCATGCTTGCGGCCAACAAGACGCCGGTGATGTCCTATCACTTCGCCTGGCCCGGCTACGGCCATGTCGCCAAGGCCGGAGAGGGCTTCCATTATTATCCCGAACCGATGCAGATGACGTTGTAG
- a CDS encoding efflux RND transporter permease subunit, with the protein MSGSVIGLRHAVFDTRNSCEQIAAGRNLVDATPHAARQRLRPILMTSLAFILGVLPLAVATGAGSASQNAVGIGLAGGMIAATVLRIFFVPALFILVKGIFPGGRTETATSNPPTAAELAE; encoded by the coding sequence GTGTCCGGCAGCGTCATCGGCCTGCGGCATGCCGTCTTCGATACGCGCAATAGCTGCGAGCAGATCGCCGCCGGACGCAATCTCGTCGACGCCACGCCGCACGCGGCGCGGCAGCGCCTGCGCCCGATCCTGATGACGTCGCTCGCCTTCATCCTCGGCGTGCTGCCGCTGGCGGTGGCGACCGGGGCGGGCTCCGCCAGCCAGAACGCGGTCGGCATCGGGCTCGCCGGCGGCATGATCGCGGCAACCGTGCTGCGCATCTTCTTCGTCCCCGCGCTGTTCATTCTGGTGAAGGGGATATTCCCCGGCGGGCGAACGGAGACGGCCACCTCGAATCCTCCAACGGCCGCGGAGCTCGCGGAATAG
- a CDS encoding bleomycin resistance protein, giving the protein MSDPLLSDPVARATSDSTGSAPQGGFADLVPELGVSSIQASLSFWRDLLGFEIAYDRPDARFAYLVRGRLQVMLCELNRRWETAEMQRPFGRGVNFQMVVDRIDPMLKTLGDASWPLYEQPNEAWYRVGELECGQREFLVQDPDGYLVRFVERLGTRAPS; this is encoded by the coding sequence CGACAGCACGGGAAGCGCGCCGCAAGGCGGCTTTGCCGATCTCGTCCCCGAACTCGGCGTTTCCAGCATTCAAGCCAGCCTGTCGTTCTGGCGGGACCTGCTCGGCTTCGAAATCGCTTATGACCGCCCCGATGCACGGTTTGCCTATCTCGTCAGGGGACGTTTGCAGGTGATGCTTTGCGAGTTGAACCGACGCTGGGAGACCGCCGAGATGCAGCGTCCATTCGGACGTGGCGTCAATTTCCAGATGGTCGTCGATCGCATCGATCCGATGCTGAAGACTCTCGGCGACGCCAGCTGGCCGCTCTACGAGCAGCCGAACGAAGCCTGGTACCGGGTCGGCGAGCTCGAATGCGGCCAACGCGAATTCCTCGTCCAGGACCCGGATGGTTACCTCGTGCGCTTCGTCGAACGGCTGGGGACGCGCGCGCCATCGTGA
- a CDS encoding alpha/beta fold hydrolase, producing MKQSVSLIVAGIAALMNTLVAAHAEERVISTKSGGQVDFQIDGNGPVILMIASLGRGASDFDDLSNRLVASGFTAVRPQPRGIGKSTGPTNGVTLHDLAADVAAVIESLGAKPVIAIGHAFGQRVGRTLASDRPDLVRAMIMVAAGGKAPLKPGAQEALAGSFRLDQPIEKRMQDVKFAFFAPGNDANVWREGWYPDVSKVQMSALRATPVEGWWNAGSTTPLLVIQGLQDAVAPPANGHMMKDEMGDRVELVDIDGAGHAMLPEQPEAIASAIVNFSRKLPSKTPKQ from the coding sequence ATGAAGCAATCAGTGTCTTTGATCGTCGCTGGAATCGCAGCCCTGATGAATACTCTCGTCGCTGCACATGCCGAGGAGCGGGTGATTTCCACCAAATCGGGCGGCCAGGTCGACTTTCAGATCGACGGCAACGGTCCCGTCATCTTGATGATCGCATCGCTGGGGCGCGGCGCTTCCGACTTCGATGATTTGTCAAATCGTCTGGTTGCATCAGGGTTCACGGCTGTTCGTCCGCAGCCGCGTGGGATCGGCAAGAGCACCGGCCCGACCAATGGTGTCACATTGCATGATCTCGCTGCGGATGTCGCAGCGGTCATCGAGTCCCTCGGTGCCAAGCCCGTCATTGCAATCGGTCACGCTTTTGGACAACGGGTCGGACGGACGCTTGCATCTGATCGCCCGGACCTGGTCCGGGCCATGATCATGGTCGCCGCGGGAGGCAAGGCTCCGCTCAAGCCCGGTGCGCAGGAAGCCTTGGCTGGCAGCTTTCGCCTCGATCAACCGATCGAGAAGCGGATGCAGGACGTGAAATTCGCGTTCTTTGCCCCGGGCAACGACGCGAACGTTTGGCGCGAGGGATGGTATCCTGACGTATCGAAGGTCCAGATGTCGGCGTTGCGCGCGACCCCCGTCGAGGGCTGGTGGAATGCCGGTTCGACGACTCCGCTCCTGGTGATCCAGGGATTGCAGGATGCGGTAGCGCCGCCTGCGAACGGCCACATGATGAAAGACGAAATGGGTGATCGCGTCGAATTGGTCGATATCGACGGCGCAGGCCATGCCATGCTGCCCGAGCAGCCGGAAGCAATTGCTTCGGCAATTGTCAATTTCTCGCGCAAGCTGCCCAGCAAGACCCCGAAGCAGTAA